CCAAGTTATTTAAGTTTAATAACCGATGCATATTCCAAGAAAATAGTGGGACATTTTGTAGCAGATAATTTAAATACAGAGAGTAGTCTTGTAGCATTGAAAAGAGCTTTAAAGAAACACAAAGGTATGGCAGGCTCATTAATCCATCATTCTGATCGTGGCTTACAATACTGCTCGAATGAATATCAGAAAGTTTTGCAAAAACATCAATTAAAATGCAGTATGACACAAAACTCTGATCCTTATGAAAATGCAGTAGCAGAAAGGATTAATGGTATTTTAAAGCAGGAATTTAATATTGACAGGAATTCTATAAACAATGCTTTAAGAAGAAAATTAGTGGATGAATCCATTGAAATTTACAATGGTCTGCGTCCTCATTTTTCGAATTATTATTTAACACCAAATCAGATGCATACACAGTCGAAAATTAAAATGAGAACTTATAAAAATAAAAACCAAAGCAAAAGAAAATTTGCTCTGGTTTAATTATTTATTTTTGTCTTATAATCTGTATCAGATTTTCAGGACTAGTCAGTTATTCTGAGACGGTTACATTATTCCCTTTTGTGTGGGCATTCATCTGCGGTGCATAGTAATTCTGCATAGTAGTAATCCCGTTGGAGAATTTTCCGGATGCATTGGCAACCACATCATATTCAAAAACGTATTTTCCTTTCGGCATATATTGGATATAGAAATTGGTAGATGCATCTTTGACAGACTGGTAATATCCCAGATTATTTTTCCATTGGTACCCAGACAATGCATCCAGAGGCTCCAATCCCGCCGCACGCATATCTTTAATATGAATAAATTCCATAGCTCGGTCTGTATTCAGAATCATTCTTACCGTTACTTTGTCACCCACTTTCAATGGTGTTTCAGTTGAGATTTTCTGAAGTTCTTCTCCGTTGGCAGTTTTCACTTTTTTGTAAAGCTCTTTGGTTACGGAAATGTAATTTTCAGAAGATTTTATTTTATCTAAATCCTCATAATACTGCCAGAACAGCCCTCCCTGAACAATTCCGGGACCTGGTTTTGTTACGGTAACAGTTGCCAGATTTTTATCTACAGTATCTGTTTTCACTGTTGATTTCACATATCCCGTAGCCTGAGTCTGAGCAGCGAGTTCTTTGCCACCCCAAACAATTGTTGCTTTATCACTTTCTGTTCCCGTCCATGATTTTCCTGAATTTAATAGTGTAAAGATCACTTCGGCAGTTCCTCTTGAGCTTCCCCATGAATTGACTTCTTTCTGAGTGACCAGCCAGATCTTCATATCTTCAATGAATTTCTGATCATTAGCTTTAAGGGTATTAAAAGCTTCTAATGCTCCTGCATGGTTCACTATTTTAGAGCCAAACCAGCCCCAATCATTAAGGTTTTGCTTCCAATAGACCCCCTGTGTTTTTGTATCTGTAGAAGTCTCTTTAAGATAGGTCATCAATTTATCAGATACTGCTTTCAGCCCATAGTCATTCATTAATAATGCAGCACGGTGCAGCCCAAAGAAGGTGAAATCTGTGATTTTTGCGGTTTGTGCTTTCTGTTTTATCAGAGTTTTAAGTGTCGCTCCTTTTCCTTTTAAAGGATATTGTTTTTCCCAATAGTTTCGGGTATTAAGATAATCCAGTGTCCAGTTATTCCAGACATTTATTTTCTTCATATCGGCATATTTGCTGATCTCGTTATCTACATACTGGATCAGTTTTGCAACCATATTTTTCTGATCATCACTTTGATAATCTTTTACATTATCTTTTAACCACACATTGATTTTACCCAGATTTTTAAGGATATACAATGATGTCCCGTAAGAACTTGGATAACCCGCATACCACGAGAATCCACCGTCAGGATTCTGTAATTTCTTCAAGTCGTCCCAATCCTGATTAATAGAATTTCTCATCGTATTGGTATCAAACAGCATTGCCAGTTTCTGCATCTGCTCTCCTTCATTTTTACTTTCCAATACCCAAGGTGTTTCTTCTAATAACAATTGCTTAAGCTCCTGATTTTTTTCAAGGCTTGAATTTAATAATCCTTTGCTTTGATATTCTTCGAAAATTGTTTTCATTTTCGGATTGGCCTTAAATATTTCAGAAGCCAGCACATCCGCAAACCATTTGTTGAAGATAACATCGGCAGAATTATTCTGGTCGTTTTTCAAACTTGGAAGCGCAAACATTACTTCCCAGATTGGGTTGGTAGTCAGCTCCAGTGTATTGGAAACATTAGAAACCGTAGCAGATGTATGATCTTTAAGATGATCCAGTACGAATGTTTTCGTTTCTCCTTCTTTTACAAAAACCGGAACAGCATCTGTTACCAGCATTCTGTTTGGCAATACAGCAACAGCCTGTTGCTCACCATCTGAATAAGCTCCGGCTTTTGCCACTACTTTTAAAATGATAGAGGAAACATTATTGGGAACTTTTAACTTCCATGTTAATGCTCCGTTTTCATTTTCACTTAAATTAAAGTTTTGCATTCCTGACGTTACACTAAATTTTGAAGAGATATTCTCATTGGTAAAAGCATCGAGGATTTGTAATTCTGCGGAACCATTGAGTTTCTTATCCGTAAGGTTGGATAATTTGGACTGTAAATTCAGTTCATCTCCTTCTCTTAAAAATCGGGGATAATTTGGTGTTACAGAAAATTCTTTCTGGGTTATCACTTCTTTCTCCAAAGTTGCGGCTCTGGCATCTGCGGTATGAGCCAGGAACATCAGTTTCCATTTTGTGAGCGCTTCAGGGGATGTGAATTCAAAGTTTACGTTTCCTTCTACATCGGTTTTCAGATCCGGATAGAAGAATGCAGTTTCGTTCAGGTTTTT
This genomic window from Chryseobacterium sp. MEBOG06 contains:
- a CDS encoding IS3 family transposase, producing the protein MLGLNRQIYYRSIKRTKVCRNRASEVVDLVEGIRIKMPRLGARKLYFILKESLSSIKVGRDKFFDILRANHLLIIPKKNYHVTTNSHHRFRKHKNLILDYQITKPNQVWVADITYIGNRKNPSYLSLITDAYSKKIVGHFVADNLNTESSLVALKRALKKHKGMAGSLIHHSDRGLQYCSNEYQKVLQKHQLKCSMTQNSDPYENAVAERINGILKQEFNIDRNSINNALRRKLVDESIEIYNGLRPHFSNYYLTPNQMHTQSKIKMRTYKNKNQSKRKFALV